A section of the Falco biarmicus isolate bFalBia1 chromosome 3, bFalBia1.pri, whole genome shotgun sequence genome encodes:
- the NOL9 gene encoding polynucleotide 5'-hydroxyl-kinase NOL9, whose amino-acid sequence MPARRGPPARRPRRALSRGGRAEAAWREFAASFARAGMVPPAEGGLAAVEATEGTAVLLLAPRQALTFTGKCRLRCLYGAVRLLGFAVASHQPGLPVFSPATHCALSLEALPAERPPAADLRQLRAAARAAMRAHSVRRQARVKVMARFSPECAVVLLEHLDTPVTRFLLSHPPLSRLFEPQKKEESSFTPEDAVLASVGIVKCSSERGLLVSESMLVALEELIQACCAEDEGVPVVLVCGPKNTGKSTFNRYLINLLLNRLPSIEYMECDIGQTEFTPPGCVSLSNVTEPILGPPFTHQQMPCKMVYYGQTSCEQDTERYLDVVKYVFSSYKKEVPLVINTMGWVKGEGLLLLIDIIRLLSPSHIVQMDVYDWKAMAPLTPEYVHLSPGLYTKGKQQAKCKQVGASEVENWKSSEGEGDASAPEYKLLYVHPEFPRAGIAGEARVHSSILRDMSILGYLGQLQSPDIGAVLPLHSLVPYQVPFSAVALRVIHSDVAPTNIMYAVNASWVGLCRIPDEIKCESEGPVLLTQTPVCDCLGFGIVRGVEMERKLYHILTPVPPENLRQVNCLLLGNISIPNCILVGQQGVEGEIPYVTSDYNYSILGSGKLKKKKHFKRREYAFECDYA is encoded by the exons ATGCCCGCACGGCGCGGCccgccggcccgccgcccccgccgggccctgtcccgcgggggccgggccgaGGCGGCCTGGAGGGAGTTCGCCGCCTCCTTCGCCCGCGCCGGCATGGTGCCGCCGGCCGAGGGGGGGCTGGCGGCCGTGGAGGCGACGGAGGGCACCGCCGTCCTGCTCCTGGCGCCGCGGCAG GCGCTGACCTTCACCGGCAAGTGCCGCCTGCGATGCCTGTACGGCGCCGTCCGCCTGCTGGGCTTCGCCGTCGCCTCGCACCAGCCGGGGCTGCCGGTCTTCTCGCCCGCCACCCACTGCGCGCTCAGCCTGGAGGCGCTGCCCGCCgagcgcccgcccgccgccgacCTCCGGCagctccgcgccgccgcccgcgccgccaTGCGGGCGCACAGCGTCCGCCGCC AGGCGCGGGTGAAGGTGATGGCGCGGTTCTCGCCCGAGTGCGCcgtggtgctgctggagcaccTGGACACGCCGGTGACGCGGTTTCTGCTGAGCCACCCGCCGCTGTCACGGCTCTTCGAGCCCCAG aaaaaggaagaatccAGCTTCACGCCAGAAGATGCCGTTCTGGCATCTGTTGGCATCGTGAAGTGCAGCTCCGAGCGCGGGCTGCTGGTGTCAGAGAGCATGTTGGTGGCTCTGGAGGAGCTGATCCAAGCATGCTGTG cGGAAGATGAAGGTGTCCCTGTGGTTCTGGTGTGTGGCCCAAAAAACACTGGGAAATCAACATTTAACAGATACCTGATTAATCTGTTACTGAATCG CCTTCCCTCAATTGAATATATGGAATGTGACATAGGTCAAACCGAATTTACGCCGCCTGGATGTGTGTCTTTAAGTAACGTAACGGAGCCAATTCTCG GTCCACCGTTCACCCATCAACAGATGCCTTGTAAGATGGTGTATTACGGACAGACAAGTTGTGAACAGGACACAGAAAGATACCTTGATGTTGTGAAGTATGTGTTCAGCTCCTACAAGAAGGAAGTGCCTTTGGTCATCAACACCATGGGCTGGGTGAAAG GTGAGggcttgctgcttctgattGATATCATTCGGCTGTTGTCACCCAGTCACATTGTTCAGATGGACGTGTACGACTGGAAAGCCATGGCTCCGCTCACCCCAGAGTACGTTCATCTCAGCCCGGGCCTGTACACCAAAGGCAAACAGCAAGCCAAGTGCAAGCAGGTGGGTGCGAGTGAAGTGGAGAACTGGAAGTCCTCTGAAGGGGAGGGAGATGCATCGGCTCCTGAGTACAAGTTGCTGTACGTCCACCCAGAATTCCCTCGAGCGGGGATTGCAGGTGAAGC GCGAGTACATAGCAGCATCTTGCGTGACATGTCCATACTGGGTTACCTGGGTCAGCTGCAGTCCCCAGACATAGGGGCAGTGCTTCCGCTGCACAGTCTTGTGCCCTATCAG GTACCTTTCAGTGCTGTTGCACTCAGGGTGATTCACAGCGACGTCGCTCCTACCAACATCATGTACGCGGTGAACGCCAGCTGGGTCGGGCTCTGCAGGATACCGGATGAAATCAAATGCGAAAGCGAGGGGCCGGTCTTGCTGACACAGACACCGGTCTGTGATTGCCTTGGCTTCG gaattgTCCGAGGGGTGGAGATGGAGAGGAAGCTTTACCACATTCTGACGCCAGTGCCTCCAGAGAACCTGAGACAAGTGAATTGTTTGCTCCTTGGAAATATTTCCATCCCAAACTGCATTCTTGTGGGCCAG caaGGAGTTGAGGGAGAGATCCCCTATGTCACATCCGATTATAACTACAGCATCTTggggtctgggaagctgaaaaagaagaagCATTTCAAGAGGAGGGAGTACGCGTTTGAGTGTGATTATGCCTAA